The Phoenix dactylifera cultivar Barhee BC4 chromosome 12, palm_55x_up_171113_PBpolish2nd_filt_p, whole genome shotgun sequence genome has a window encoding:
- the LOC103709911 gene encoding uncharacterized protein LOC103709911, whose amino-acid sequence MGGGGGVDHHLGGAHGAEDFRTKVWSMTGGPYCRPKHWKRNTAIAMFGIFLVCIPIAMKSAELEQRPHHPVRPIPSQLWCKNFGNKEY is encoded by the exons atgggcggcggcggcggcgtcgaTCACCACCTCGGCGGCGCGCATGGCGCGGAGGACTTCCGGACAAAGGTGTGGAGCATGACGGGCGGACCCTACTGCCGCCCCAAGCACTGGAAGCGCAACACCGCCATCGCGATGTTCGGCATCTTCCTCGTCTGCATCCCCATCGCCATGAAGTCCGCCGAGCTCGAG CAACGGCCTCATCATCCAGTTCGTCCAATTCCTTCACAGCTTTGGTGCAAGAATTTTGGCAACAAAGAGTATTGA
- the LOC103709912 gene encoding mitogen-activated protein kinase 15 yields MQPDQRRKASAEVDFFTEYGEGSRYRIEEVIGKGSYGVVCSALDTHTGEKVAIKKINDIFEHVSDATRILREIKLLRLLRHADIVEIKHILLPPSRREFKDIYVVFELMESDLHQVIKANDDLTPEHYQFFLYQLLRGLKYIHTANVFHRDLKPKNILANADCKLKICDFGLARVAFNDTPTAIFWTDYVATRWYRAPELCGSFFSKYTPAIDIWSIGCIFAELLTGKPLFPGKNVVHQLDLMTDLLGTPSPEAIARVRNEKARRYLSSMRRKKPVPFSQKFPNTDPLALRLLERMLAFEPKDRPTAEEALADPYFRNIAKVEREPSAQPVTKMEFEFERRRITKEDVRELIYREILEYHPKLKKEFLEGTESTGFMYPSAVDHFKKQFAYLEENYGNGATVAPPERQHASLPRPCVFYSDNKMQNSRDITEDFSKCLIKETEKPKPENCMVPMTRAPLQVPQRFQGAAARPGKVVGSLLHYNNCTTSGSELYEQRRAARNPAIPAQYASSYPRRNPSCKIERGDEGIEGPNIVQPKPYVGSKVAAAHGGPSSHW; encoded by the exons ATGCAGCCAGATCAGAGAAGAAAG GCATCAGCAGAAGTAGACTTCTTCACAGAATATGGCGAGGGTAGCAGATACAGGATAGAAGAAGTGATAGGGAAAGGCAGCTATGGTGTTGTGTGCTCTGCTCTCGATACTCATACTGGGGAAAAAGTTGCCATCAAGAAGATCAATGATATCTTTGAACATGTCTCTGATGCCACACGTATACTTCGCGAGATTAAGCTTCTCAGACTCCTGCGTCATGCAGACATTGTGGAAATCAAACACATACTACTGCCTCCATCAAGAAGGGAATTCAAAGACATCTATGTTGTCTTTGAACTCATGGAGTCTGATTTGCACCAGGTTATTAAGGCCAATGATGATTTGACTCCAGAACACTATCAATTTTTCCTTTATCAACTGCTTCGAGGTTTAAAGTACATACACACAG CAAATGTATTTCACAGGGATCTCAaacccaaaaatattttagcGAATGCTGACTGCAAACTCAAGATATGTGACTTTGGACTTGCAAGGGTGGCCTTCAATGACACTCCCACTGCCATATTTTGGACG GATTATGTTGCAACAAGGTGGTATAGGGCGCCTGAATTGTGTGGATCATTTTTCTCGAAG TACACACCAGCAATAGATATCTGGAGCATTGGCTGTATCTTTGCCGAATTATTAACTGGAAAGCCTCTTTTTCCTGGAAAGAATGTGGTCCACCAATTGGATTTAATGACAGATCTGTTGGGAACTCCTTCTCCAGAAGCCATTGCCAGG GTACGCAATGAGAAGGCCAGACGATATTTAAGCAGCATGCGCAGGAAAAAACCTGTACCTTTCTCTCAGAAATTTCCAAATACCGATCCACTTGCTCTTCGTTTGCTAGAGAGGATGCTAGCTTTTGAACCCAAGGATCGCCCAACTGCTGAGGAG GCTTTGGCCGATCCCTATTTCAGGAATATAGCAAAGGTTGAGAGGGAGCCTTCTGCTCAGCCAGTTACCAAAATGGAGTTTGAATTTGAGAGACGAAGGATAACAAAGGAGGATGTAAGGGAGCTCATATATAGAGAAATTCTTGAGTATCATCCAAAGCTGAAGAAAGAGTTCTTGGAAGGGACGGAGTCAACTGGTTTCATGTATCCAAG TGCTGTGGATCACTTCAAGAAGCAGTTTGCTTATCTTGAAGAGAACTATGGAAATGGTGCAACTGTTGCCCCACCTGAGAGGCAACACGCGTCATTACCCAG GCCTTGTGTTTTTTATTCAGATAACAAGATGCAGAACTCAAGGGACATTACAGAAGATTTTTCTAAATGTTTAATCAAGGAAACTGAGAAGCCAAAACCAGAGAATTGCATGGTCCCTATGACAAGGGCTCCACTTCAAGTTCCCCAAAGATTCCAAG GTGCTGCTGCAAGGCCTGGCAAAGTTGTTGGATCATTGTTGCATTACAACAACTGCACAACCTCGGGTTCTGAGCTGTATGAACAGCGAAGAGCTGCCAGAAATCCTGCCATCCCTGCACAATATGCATCTTCATATCCCAGAAGGAACCCAAGCTGTAAGATTGAGAGAGGAGATGAGGGAATTGAAGGACCTAATATTGTGCAGCCAAAGCCTTATGTTGGAAGTAAAGTGGCTGCAGCTCATGGTGGTCCTAGTAGTCATTGGTAA